From Ischnura elegans chromosome 13 unlocalized genomic scaffold, ioIscEleg1.1 SUPER_13_unloc_1, whole genome shotgun sequence, a single genomic window includes:
- the LOC124172343 gene encoding uncharacterized protein LOC124172343: MTSNISAINSEAFAKERLFAGLSTGSLLQHKDMVDMLEDVDMRGMWQRTPLHEGVRLGKADWVEELLSRGADPHLMDDSRESPLSAAQEMVRLFPNDPHRSQVLKLVTLVHRRDEAMVQRLRVSPSAPSACLLHAASSEVSRSDSEIASLKTCVDTLRQEMKSLFAQMSSSVTEAKDQTRGRYPLLPSHEAVQPWAGECATGGVAGLGDGTSANSSEERRKCIEAMLGKTRVVHGDRFDRVRWFYERIYDRDDFTALMLKHLSVESEVKVLVDSESTNIQKMKQRFTDLNGLTGKGNRWTVFADLESETVYLGVGEGFSDDLVAGWFARALSQLSLKLLFCNGGRPYEREDSGSEHEWKRVMDQVEEEKRCRGFLLDRWIHYAYRKISSLAKDCYMAATVPGIIARSGSSVGRYQLLDNVPLLFAFYSNHVVPKMLVKTRSNDVA; encoded by the exons ATGACGAGCAACATTTCTGCCATAAATTCCGAGGCATTTGCCAAGGAGAGGCTCTTTGCAGGGCTGTCAACAGGCTCACTGCTGCAGCACAAAGACATGGTGGACATGCTGGAGGACGTGGACATGCGTGGCATGTGGCAAAGAACGCCTTTGCACGAGGGAGTGAGACTCG GTAAGGCTGATTGGGTTGAGGAGCTTCTTTCGAGAGGAGCTGACCCACATCTGATGGATGACAGTCGGGAGAGTCCTCTCTCTGCGGCTCAGGAGATGGTTCGCCTCTTCCCTAACGACCCCCACCGCTCCCAAGTGCTCAAGTTGGTCACGTTGGTGCACAGAAGGGACGAGGCGATGGTGCAACGCCTGAGGGTATCTCCAAGCGCCCCAAGTGCCTGCCTTCTCCACGCAGCGTCGTCCGAGGTGTCCAGGTCAGACTCTGAAATTGCATCCCTGAAGACTTGTGTGGACACGTTGAGGCAGGAGATGAAGTCTCTCTTTGCTCAGATGAGCTCCTCCGTGACGGAAGCAAAGGACCAAACGCGTGGACGTTATCCGCTTCTGCCATCCCACGAGGCAGTGCAACCGTGGGCTGGGGAGTGCGCGACTGGCGGAGTGGCGGGTCTCGGAGATGGGACCAGCGCAAATTCATCCGAAGAGAGGCGCAAGTGCATCGAGGCCATGTTGGGAAAGACTCGCGTGGTTCACGGAGACCGATTCGATAGAGTGCGCTGGTTTTACGAGAGGATTTACGATCGGGACGACTTCACCGCCTTGATGCTGAAGCACCTGAGCGTGGAGAGTGAGGTGAAGGTTTTGGTGGACAGCGAGTCCACAAACATCCAGAAGATGAAGCAGAGGTTTACCGATTTGAATGGGCTCACGGGGAAAGGAAATCGTTGGACCGTGTTCGCCGACCTGGAATCCGAAACTGTTTATCTGGGTGTGGGGGAGGGGTTTAGCGACGACTTGGTCGCTGGTTGGTTCGCCAGGGCCCTCTCTCAGCTGTCTCTGAAGCTTTTGTTCTGCAACGGGGGTAGGCCCTATGAACGAGAAGATTCAGGGAGTGAGCATGAGTGGAAGAGGGTGATGGATCaggtggaggaggagaagaggtgtagaggatttcTGTTGGACAGATGGATCCATTATGCGTACAGAAAGATATCTAGTTTGGCAAAGGACTGTTACATGGCAGCTACGGTTCCTGGGATCATTGCTCGGAGCGGATCCTCAGTGGGAAGATATCAGCTGTTGGACAATGTGCCTCTCCTCTTTGCGTTCTACTCAAACCACGTGGTGCCAAAGATGCTAGTCAAGACTAGG